In Kordia antarctica, the following proteins share a genomic window:
- a CDS encoding ABC transporter ATP-binding protein, whose translation MKELKYLNKYFQKYKGKLLLGILITVIAQVFSLFAPKLIGNSLTTVQQYIDSEITDLTIVKDALFTNILIIVGASILAAFFTFLMRQTIINISRYVEYDLKNEVYQQYQNLSTNFYKKNRTGDLMNRISEDVGKVRMYAGPAIMYSIRTITLFACLIPLMFITAPKVAIYTLVPLPILAFLIYKLSRAIQKRSAVVQQFLSKLSTFTQESFSGVSVIKAYGIEPQIKHTFDAMVIEGKQKNMALVKVQAWFFPMMILLIGASNILVIYIGGQQYINGEIKFGVLAEFIMYVNMLTWPVATIGWVTSIVQQAEVSQGRINEFLKVAPEIQNQIAKATPIKGNIEFKDVSFTYDDTNITALKNVSFTLNSGETLAIVGKTGSGKTTILDLISRMYDIEKGVIEIDKIPIKELNLNSLRNATSIVPQDAFLFSETIKDNIKFGKEDATEAEVIEAAKFASVHENIIGFKKGYDTILGERGITLSGGQKQRVSIARAIIKDPNILLLDDCLSAVDTETEEEILNNIQRITKNKTTIIVSHRISSAKNADKIIVLDDGRIIQNGSYDDLIEQDGYFKQLYLKQLSEKDL comes from the coding sequence ATGAAAGAATTAAAGTATTTAAATAAATATTTCCAAAAATACAAAGGAAAACTACTTTTAGGAATATTAATTACCGTGATAGCGCAGGTTTTTTCTTTGTTTGCGCCAAAACTTATCGGAAATTCGTTAACGACTGTTCAACAATACATTGATAGTGAAATTACGGATTTAACTATCGTGAAAGATGCACTTTTTACAAACATCTTAATTATAGTTGGAGCTTCTATCCTAGCCGCTTTTTTCACATTTTTAATGCGTCAGACGATTATCAATATTTCTAGATATGTGGAATATGACTTAAAAAATGAAGTCTATCAGCAATATCAAAATCTATCTACAAATTTCTATAAAAAGAATCGTACGGGCGATTTAATGAATCGTATTAGTGAAGATGTTGGAAAAGTACGAATGTATGCTGGACCTGCAATTATGTACAGTATTCGTACGATTACGTTATTTGCATGTTTGATTCCTTTAATGTTTATCACAGCGCCAAAAGTGGCAATTTATACGCTAGTTCCATTACCAATTTTAGCATTTTTAATTTACAAACTAAGTCGCGCCATTCAAAAACGAAGTGCCGTTGTACAACAGTTTTTATCAAAATTATCAACCTTTACACAAGAATCATTTTCTGGCGTTTCAGTCATTAAAGCATACGGAATTGAGCCACAAATAAAACATACATTTGATGCAATGGTTATTGAAGGAAAACAAAAAAATATGGCGTTGGTTAAAGTGCAAGCTTGGTTTTTTCCGATGATGATTTTATTAATTGGTGCCAGTAATATTCTGGTAATTTATATTGGTGGACAACAATATATTAATGGAGAAATAAAATTTGGTGTCTTGGCTGAATTTATTATGTATGTAAATATGCTAACGTGGCCAGTTGCAACGATTGGTTGGGTAACTTCTATTGTACAACAAGCGGAAGTTTCGCAAGGACGTATTAATGAATTCTTGAAAGTGGCTCCAGAAATTCAGAATCAAATCGCGAAAGCGACACCAATTAAAGGAAATATTGAATTTAAAGATGTTTCATTTACGTATGATGATACAAATATTACTGCATTAAAAAATGTTTCATTCACGCTAAATTCTGGCGAAACGTTGGCAATTGTTGGAAAAACAGGTTCTGGGAAAACAACAATTCTAGATTTAATCAGTAGAATGTACGATATAGAAAAAGGTGTCATCGAAATTGATAAAATCCCTATTAAAGAACTCAACCTCAACAGTTTGCGAAACGCTACCAGTATTGTTCCGCAAGATGCGTTCTTGTTTTCAGAAACCATTAAAGACAACATTAAATTTGGAAAAGAAGATGCAACTGAAGCAGAAGTGATTGAAGCGGCAAAATTTGCGTCAGTTCATGAAAATATTATTGGTTTCAAAAAAGGATATGATACTATTCTTGGCGAACGCGGAATTACGCTAAGTGGCGGACAGAAGCAACGTGTTTCCATTGCGCGTGCTATTATTAAAGATCCAAATATTCTATTATTGGACGATTGTTTGTCAGCCGTAGATACAGAAACCGAAGAGGAAATCCTCAATAATATTCAACGAATTACCAAAAATAAGACGACAATTATTGTAAGTCACCGTATTTCTTCTGCCAAAAATGCTGATAAAATTATTGTTTTAGATGACGGACGCATTATTCAAAATGGCAGTTATGACGATCTTATTGAGCAAGATGGTTACTTCAAGCAGCTCTATTTAAAACAACTTTCCGAAAAAGATTTATAG
- a CDS encoding PUR family DNA/RNA-binding protein — MSEKELLEKEEIFSKVLRAGRRTYFFDVRATKAGDYYLTVTESKKFTNDDGTFHYKKHKIYLYKEDFTAFSEILGEMTSYIVDEKGEEVISERHQKDFKREYPTDETESQSADETTDTGSFTDVNFEDI; from the coding sequence ATGAGTGAAAAAGAATTATTAGAGAAGGAAGAAATTTTCTCTAAAGTATTGAGAGCAGGAAGGAGAACTTATTTCTTTGACGTCAGAGCAACCAAGGCTGGCGACTATTACCTAACCGTTACTGAGAGCAAAAAGTTTACCAACGACGATGGAACTTTCCATTACAAAAAGCACAAAATTTATTTATACAAAGAAGATTTCACTGCATTTTCAGAAATTTTAGGCGAAATGACTTCTTATATTGTAGATGAAAAAGGCGAAGAAGTAATATCGGAACGTCACCAAAAAGATTTCAAAAGAGAATATCCTACGGATGAAACGGAATCGCAAAGTGCAGATGAAACTACGGATACTGGAAGTTTTACAGATGTAAACTTTGAAGATATATAA
- a CDS encoding 4Fe-4S dicluster domain-containing protein yields MAIIITDECINCGACEPECPNTAIYEGADDWRYSDGTSLKGTVVLPGGKEVNADETQEPISDELYYISPDKCTECKGFHEEPQCAAVCPVDCCVPDEDIVETEEELLGKQRFMHPKS; encoded by the coding sequence ATGGCAATAATTATAACTGACGAATGTATTAACTGTGGTGCTTGCGAGCCAGAGTGCCCAAATACAGCAATTTACGAAGGAGCTGATGATTGGCGTTATTCAGATGGAACTTCTTTGAAAGGAACTGTTGTTCTTCCAGGAGGAAAAGAAGTGAATGCTGATGAAACGCAAGAACCAATTTCAGACGAACTTTATTATATATCTCCAGATAAGTGTACCGAATGTAAAGGATTTCATGAAGAGCCACAATGTGCGGCAGTTTGTCCTGTTGATTGTTGTGTGCCCGATGAAGATATCGTAGAAACGGAAGAAGAATTACTTGGAAAGCAACGTTTTATGCATCCGAAAAGTTAA
- a CDS encoding acyl-CoA reductase has product MDLAERINAFVKLGAFLEQFAKEDATPTNSIPFNDIFFDGMKHQLKLSEENNRWFTKEQLRFALKNWAEALQKESLEGWTSTYNFNNSSSKKVAIIMAGNIPLVGFHDFLSVLISGHEVRVKQSSNDKHLLPYLAKYLEYVEPNFKGKIIFTEEKLTDFEAVIATGSNNTARYFEYYFKNKPNIIRKNRNSVAILTGNESEEQLIALSDDIFTYFGLGCRSVSKLFVPKGYDFQAFFKGMYSKSDVMNSAKYANNYDYNKAVYLMSLFDILENGFLMIKEDQQYASPIATIFYEYYDDLASLKEKLSEDAEKIQCIVTTMNFENQVDFGQTQYPKLHDYADGIDTLAFLTNLKN; this is encoded by the coding sequence ATGGATTTAGCAGAAAGAATTAACGCTTTTGTAAAACTCGGCGCTTTTTTAGAACAATTCGCAAAAGAAGACGCTACACCTACTAATTCTATTCCTTTTAATGATATTTTCTTTGATGGAATGAAGCATCAATTGAAATTATCAGAAGAAAATAATCGCTGGTTTACTAAAGAACAGCTACGTTTTGCCTTGAAAAATTGGGCAGAAGCATTACAGAAAGAATCGCTAGAAGGTTGGACTTCAACATACAATTTTAACAATAGTTCGTCGAAAAAAGTGGCGATCATTATGGCGGGAAACATTCCATTGGTAGGTTTTCACGATTTCTTATCGGTTTTAATTTCTGGACATGAAGTACGCGTAAAGCAATCTTCTAATGATAAACATTTGTTGCCATATTTAGCAAAATACTTAGAATATGTGGAACCAAATTTTAAAGGTAAAATTATCTTTACAGAAGAAAAACTAACTGATTTTGAAGCTGTTATTGCCACAGGAAGTAATAATACAGCGCGCTATTTTGAATATTATTTTAAAAACAAGCCAAATATTATTCGTAAAAACAGAAATTCGGTTGCCATTTTGACAGGAAACGAATCCGAAGAGCAATTAATCGCGCTAAGCGACGATATTTTTACTTATTTCGGATTAGGTTGCAGAAGTGTTTCTAAATTATTTGTTCCGAAAGGATATGATTTTCAAGCTTTTTTCAAAGGAATGTACTCAAAAAGCGATGTCATGAACAGCGCAAAATACGCCAATAACTATGATTATAACAAAGCTGTGTATTTGATGAGTTTGTTTGATATCTTAGAAAATGGTTTCCTAATGATTAAAGAAGACCAACAATATGCTTCTCCAATTGCGACGATTTTTTATGAATATTATGATGATTTGGCTTCACTGAAAGAAAAATTAAGCGAAGACGCAGAAAAAATACAATGTATTGTCACAACTATGAACTTTGAAAATCAAGTAGATTTTGGACAAACACAATATCCGAAATTACACGATTATGCTGATGGAATTGATACATTAGCGTTTCTAACAAATTTAAAAAATTAG
- a CDS encoding DUF1801 domain-containing protein, translating to MQKEVDIYLENLKKWQEELTELRNILLNCELTEDFKWKHPCYTYNGKNVVLLHEFKNYCAILFHKGVLLKDEATILIQQTENVQSARQIRFTKLSEIEELKPILKKYIKEAIEVEKSGLEVKLKKTTEVETPQELTQIFKERSKFKKAFQNLTPGRQKGYLYHFSKPKQSKTKIARIEKNIERILDGYGLNDCTCGLSKRKPTCDGSHKQLENQDS from the coding sequence ATGCAAAAAGAAGTTGATATTTACTTGGAAAATCTTAAAAAATGGCAAGAAGAATTAACGGAACTTCGCAATATACTTCTCAACTGTGAATTGACTGAAGATTTTAAATGGAAGCATCCTTGTTATACATATAATGGAAAAAATGTTGTGTTGCTTCATGAGTTCAAAAACTATTGTGCAATCCTATTTCACAAAGGTGTTTTGCTAAAAGATGAAGCTACTATTTTAATTCAACAAACAGAAAATGTACAATCTGCAAGACAAATTCGATTTACGAAATTATCAGAAATTGAAGAACTCAAACCAATCTTAAAAAAGTACATTAAAGAAGCAATTGAGGTAGAAAAATCGGGATTAGAAGTCAAATTAAAAAAAACTACGGAAGTTGAAACGCCACAGGAATTAACCCAGATATTTAAAGAGCGTTCTAAATTTAAAAAAGCATTTCAAAACTTAACTCCTGGAAGGCAAAAAGGATATCTTTATCACTTTAGTAAACCAAAACAATCCAAAACTAAAATAGCAAGAATTGAGAAAAATATAGAACGAATTTTAGACGGATATGGTTTAAATGATTGCACTTGCGGATTATCTAAACGAAAACCAACTTGTGATGGTTCTCATAAACAGTTAGAAAATCAGGATTCGTAA
- the serC gene encoding 3-phosphoserine/phosphohydroxythreonine transaminase — protein sequence MKKHNFSAGPCILPQEVLQKASEAVLNFNNDNLSLLEISHRSKPFVNVMENARSLAIELLGLEGKGYKALFLQGGASMQFLMCAYNLLDKKAAYLNTGTWSDKAIKEAKLLGEVVEVGSSKDQGFTYIPKGYEIPSDVNYFHCTSNNTIFGTQMKSFPETDVPMICDMSSDIFSRQLDFSKFDLIYAGAQKNMGPAGTTLIVIKEDVLGKVNRAIPSMLDYKVHLSKDSMFNTPAVFPIYVSMLTLEWLKNLGGIPAIEKINEQKAALLYTEIDRNPLFKGFVATEDRSNMNATFALTNESLKETFESMLTEAGINGLNGHRSVGGYRASMYNALPLESVQVLVNVMQSLEKKAY from the coding sequence ATGAAAAAACACAACTTTAGCGCTGGACCATGTATTTTACCGCAAGAAGTATTGCAAAAAGCTTCGGAAGCGGTTCTAAATTTTAACAATGACAATCTTTCATTACTTGAAATTTCACACAGAAGCAAACCATTTGTGAATGTGATGGAAAACGCACGCAGTTTAGCCATTGAATTATTAGGATTGGAAGGAAAAGGATACAAAGCTCTCTTTTTACAAGGTGGCGCAAGTATGCAATTCCTAATGTGTGCTTATAACTTATTAGACAAAAAAGCGGCGTACTTAAATACAGGAACTTGGAGCGATAAAGCAATCAAGGAAGCCAAACTTTTAGGTGAAGTTGTGGAAGTTGGTTCGTCTAAAGACCAAGGTTTTACATACATTCCTAAAGGTTATGAAATTCCTTCGGATGTAAATTATTTTCATTGCACAAGTAACAATACGATCTTTGGTACACAAATGAAAAGTTTTCCAGAAACTGATGTTCCAATGATTTGCGATATGAGTTCTGATATCTTTTCGCGTCAATTAGACTTTTCTAAGTTTGACTTGATTTATGCTGGAGCGCAGAAAAATATGGGACCTGCCGGAACGACCTTAATTGTTATAAAAGAAGATGTATTAGGAAAAGTAAACAGAGCAATTCCTTCTATGTTAGATTATAAAGTTCATCTTTCAAAAGATAGTATGTTCAATACGCCAGCCGTTTTTCCTATCTATGTTTCGATGTTAACGCTAGAATGGTTGAAAAATTTAGGCGGCATTCCTGCGATTGAAAAAATCAATGAACAAAAAGCTGCTTTATTATATACTGAAATTGACAGAAATCCATTGTTTAAAGGTTTTGTTGCCACAGAAGATAGAAGCAATATGAATGCTACATTTGCATTGACAAACGAAAGTTTGAAAGAAACTTTTGAATCAATGTTAACGGAAGCTGGAATTAACGGACTTAACGGTCACAGAAGTGTTGGCGGTTACCGAGCTTCTATGTACAATGCATTGCCATTGGAAAGTGTGCAAGTGCTTGTAAATGTTATGCAATCACTAGAAAAGAAAGCATACTAA
- a CDS encoding D-2-hydroxyacid dehydrogenase has protein sequence MKILANDGISQSGIDALVNDGFEVITTTVAQEQLINYINENKVNALLVRSATKVRKDIIDACKSLKIIGRGGVGMDNIDVEYARSKGIHVINTPAASSSSVAELVFAHLFNGVRFLHDSNRNMPLDGDSRFKDLKKSYSNGTELRGKTLGIIGFGRIGREVAKIALGLGMKVIASDKLVGKAMIKVDFYNGQFINVEIETEPTEDILQHSDFISLHVPAQKGYIIGKKEFDLMKDGAGIINAARGGIIDEVALIDALDSKKLSFAGLDVFENEPTPAIKVLMNPYISLTPHIGAATNEAQDRIGLELASQISSIMKTEK, from the coding sequence ATGAAAATATTAGCAAACGACGGAATCTCTCAAAGCGGAATTGATGCTTTGGTAAACGACGGATTCGAAGTTATTACAACGACAGTTGCACAAGAACAATTGATTAATTATATCAATGAAAATAAAGTAAATGCATTATTGGTAAGAAGTGCAACCAAAGTTCGTAAAGATATTATTGACGCATGCAAAAGCTTAAAAATCATTGGTCGCGGCGGTGTTGGAATGGACAATATTGATGTTGAATATGCGCGATCTAAAGGAATTCATGTCATCAATACGCCTGCAGCTTCTTCAAGTTCGGTAGCGGAATTGGTATTTGCACATTTATTCAATGGAGTTCGATTCTTGCATGATTCCAACAGAAACATGCCGCTAGATGGCGATTCTCGCTTTAAAGATTTAAAAAAATCCTATTCAAACGGAACTGAATTACGTGGAAAAACTTTAGGAATTATTGGTTTTGGTCGAATTGGTCGTGAAGTCGCAAAAATTGCACTTGGTTTAGGAATGAAAGTCATTGCTTCTGATAAGCTTGTTGGAAAAGCAATGATCAAAGTAGACTTTTACAACGGACAATTTATCAATGTAGAAATTGAAACAGAACCAACGGAAGACATTTTGCAACATTCTGACTTTATCTCGTTGCATGTTCCTGCTCAAAAAGGATATATTATTGGCAAAAAGGAATTTGATTTAATGAAAGATGGCGCAGGAATCATAAATGCGGCACGTGGTGGAATTATTGACGAAGTTGCTTTAATTGATGCTTTAGATTCTAAAAAATTAAGCTTTGCAGGTTTAGATGTATTTGAAAACGAACCAACGCCAGCAATCAAAGTATTAATGAATCCGTATATATCATTAACACCACATATTGGAGCAGCAACTAATGAAGCTCAAGATAGAATTGGTCTAGAATTGGCTTCTCAGATTAGTTCTATTATGAAAACTGAAAAATAA
- a CDS encoding DUF937 domain-containing protein: MSGILDLLNSDLGKQIIGGVSNEVGEDQGKTAGVLSMALPVLMSAMKRNASTPQGAEGLNKALENKHDGSILDNLGSLFGGGVNQEVKNDGDGILRHVLGDKRQNVEKAIGRQSGMDASSIANILKVAAPILMGVLGKQKRQQNVQSSGGIGDLLGGLLGGGSSNQPQPAAEQSFLESILDADNDGSVMDDIAGMLFNSGNNDKKEGNSGGGLGGLLGGLFGGK; encoded by the coding sequence ATGTCTGGAATTTTAGATTTATTAAATAGTGATTTGGGAAAACAAATCATTGGTGGAGTGAGTAATGAAGTTGGAGAAGATCAAGGAAAAACAGCTGGTGTTTTGAGCATGGCTTTACCTGTATTAATGAGTGCAATGAAAAGGAACGCAAGTACTCCTCAAGGCGCAGAAGGGTTGAATAAAGCATTAGAAAACAAACACGATGGAAGTATTCTAGACAACCTAGGAAGTCTATTTGGCGGCGGTGTAAACCAAGAAGTTAAAAATGATGGAGACGGGATTTTACGTCACGTTTTGGGAGACAAAAGACAAAATGTAGAAAAAGCTATTGGAAGACAGTCTGGAATGGATGCTTCCTCTATTGCAAATATTTTAAAAGTTGCGGCACCAATATTAATGGGTGTTTTAGGAAAACAAAAACGTCAACAAAATGTACAAAGTTCTGGAGGAATTGGAGATTTATTGGGCGGATTGTTAGGTGGCGGATCATCAAACCAACCGCAACCAGCCGCAGAACAAAGTTTTCTTGAATCAATCTTAGATGCTGACAATGACGGAAGTGTTATGGATGATATAGCTGGAATGCTTTTCAACAGTGGAAACAACGATAAAAAAGAAGGAAATAGCGGTGGCGGACTTGGCGGATTGCTAGGTGGACTTTTCGGAGGAAAATAG
- a CDS encoding class I lanthipeptide: MKKKNLNSLQLSKATVSNLHKNEISGGLRRTDYRVCNDTYNSRERCKTNEVDFQTRPIC; this comes from the coding sequence ATGAAAAAAAAGAATCTAAACAGTTTACAATTATCAAAAGCAACGGTATCTAACCTGCATAAAAATGAAATTTCAGGTGGGCTTCGTCGTACAGACTATCGTGTATGCAATGATACTTACAACTCAAGAGAGCGTTGTAAAACCAATGAAGTGGATTTCCAAACACGTCCAATTTGCTAA
- a CDS encoding DUF6146 family protein, which produces MKKVLLLIACAGIIVYSCAGQEKAMTKKTDDTTKVSDTIRISSDDEEYDIVIFEAGFSAWMTSTARPRNYYSQQFLEARNQVYVTQWNIRVQQPSRYNSMWYEQEINYRSTVDYGYEVNYQLYYYFVYFQQKYNQKLAAFPVRI; this is translated from the coding sequence ATGAAAAAAGTATTATTATTAATTGCTTGCGCAGGAATCATCGTCTATTCGTGCGCCGGACAAGAAAAAGCAATGACAAAGAAAACAGACGATACTACAAAAGTGTCCGACACAATTCGGATTTCTAGCGACGACGAAGAATATGACATTGTCATTTTTGAGGCAGGTTTTAGCGCATGGATGACAAGTACTGCGCGTCCGCGTAATTACTATTCGCAACAATTTTTAGAAGCGAGAAATCAAGTCTATGTAACGCAATGGAATATCCGTGTGCAACAACCTTCACGCTACAACAGTATGTGGTACGAGCAGGAAATTAATTATCGCTCCACTGTTGATTATGGCTACGAAGTCAATTACCAATTGTACTATTACTTTGTGTATTTTCAACAAAAGTACAATCAGAAGTTAGCTGCGTTTCCAGTTCGGATATAA
- a CDS encoding DUF6787 family protein, with amino-acid sequence MNAFKERWEIQNNWQLFFPFLGIVGLVYSAYAIARKILSAFINNSDNNLLYYILLAVGIGVFFFIMLRFFLWCFKKLENKWVTNYRWEIITIFIVFALTGTSSLRIARPFLEWFGFTRTLFADGFFGGFFYWIVRIIIILPLYQILLIIFGTLLGQFKFFWEFEKKMLKRMKIIK; translated from the coding sequence ATGAACGCATTTAAAGAACGTTGGGAAATTCAAAACAACTGGCAACTATTCTTTCCCTTTTTAGGAATCGTAGGATTAGTATATTCAGCGTATGCAATTGCTAGAAAAATTCTCAGTGCTTTCATAAACAATTCAGACAACAACCTTTTATATTACATACTCCTTGCCGTTGGTATAGGAGTATTCTTTTTTATAATGCTTCGTTTTTTTCTTTGGTGTTTTAAGAAACTAGAAAACAAATGGGTGACAAATTATCGTTGGGAAATTATTACAATCTTTATTGTGTTTGCCTTAACGGGAACAAGCTCATTGAGAATTGCTAGACCTTTTTTGGAATGGTTTGGCTTTACTAGAACACTTTTCGCAGATGGTTTTTTTGGTGGTTTTTTCTATTGGATTGTTAGAATTATCATCATATTACCGCTCTATCAAATTCTATTAATTATCTTTGGAACACTCTTGGGGCAATTCAAATTTTTCTGGGAATTTGAAAAGAAAATGCTCAAACGCATGAAAATTATCAAGTAA
- a CDS encoding TonB-dependent receptor — protein MNKYLFLVFAFICGNYATYAQNTLSGIITDAENNTPIFGANVYFPKLEKGTITDLEGNYTLKNLPKGTYKIIISTLGYSTFSKEIKIETGDQTLSFTLSPSAIEMEEIIISTPFHKLQRENVMKVERANVGDLKARGATTLSEGITNIAGVESVTTGLGIGKPVIRGLSSNRVLVYTQGIRLENQQFGGEHGLGVSDAGIESIEVIKGPASLLYGSDAIGGVLYLNPERFTASNTSEGNFNLNYFSNTQGINGNAGFKMSGEKFKFLIRGGYATHSDYNTPDFRVTNTRFNEKDLKTGVGFQSERVKTEIRYNYNSAELGIPEELGVQNTSKTPLEPFQEIDTHVLSSKTNIFLENSSLSITLGYTHNSRKEFEEHEDEDEHEEAEGASLDMKLETINYDVKYNLPRIGRFETIVGVQGMHQTNDNFGEELLIPDATTNDIGVLATSHIHFEKSDIQLGIRYDRRQIETEAFGMFGDEIFFTAIDRNFNSFNGALGLRTDLSKNLIARINLATGFRAPNLAELSSNGVHHGSNRYEVGNSNLDNEQNFQVDLALEYNSEHLEIFANGFYNNINNYIFLSPNGTSIEENPVFNYIQDDARLYGGEFGLHLHPHPLDWLHIESSYETVRGKREDGNNLPLIPANTLTNTVRLELLNNTNWFHETNAFVTLRTVLDQDNTSQFETRTGGYSLLNLGIGGKTKLFKQEVNFNVAINNALNKKYIAHLSRLKVDNLPNIGRNISVGISVTL, from the coding sequence ATGAATAAATACTTATTTTTAGTATTCGCATTTATATGTGGAAATTACGCAACATATGCACAAAACACACTTTCTGGAATCATTACAGATGCAGAAAACAATACGCCCATATTTGGCGCAAACGTATACTTTCCGAAGCTTGAAAAAGGAACAATTACTGACTTAGAGGGAAATTACACCTTAAAAAATCTTCCGAAAGGAACCTATAAAATCATTATATCAACTTTAGGATATAGTACATTTTCAAAAGAAATCAAAATAGAAACTGGCGATCAAACGTTATCATTTACACTTTCGCCTTCTGCTATTGAAATGGAGGAAATTATCATTTCTACACCTTTTCACAAATTGCAACGTGAAAATGTAATGAAAGTAGAACGTGCCAATGTGGGCGATTTAAAAGCGCGCGGCGCAACAACACTTTCGGAGGGAATTACAAATATTGCTGGTGTAGAAAGTGTGACTACTGGACTCGGAATTGGAAAACCTGTCATTCGCGGACTTAGCAGCAACAGAGTTTTAGTCTACACACAAGGAATCCGATTGGAAAATCAGCAATTTGGTGGCGAACACGGACTTGGCGTAAGCGACGCAGGAATTGAAAGTATCGAAGTTATAAAAGGTCCTGCTTCTCTACTCTACGGTTCGGACGCAATTGGTGGCGTTTTATACTTGAATCCGGAGCGTTTTACCGCTTCAAATACGTCTGAAGGAAACTTTAACCTCAACTATTTTAGCAATACGCAAGGAATTAATGGAAATGCTGGATTTAAAATGTCTGGCGAAAAATTCAAGTTCTTAATTCGTGGTGGTTATGCAACACATTCTGATTATAATACGCCAGATTTTAGAGTAACCAACACACGATTTAACGAAAAAGATTTAAAAACGGGCGTTGGTTTCCAAAGTGAACGCGTAAAAACAGAAATTCGCTACAATTACAATTCGGCTGAATTAGGAATTCCTGAAGAATTAGGCGTGCAAAATACGTCAAAAACTCCGTTGGAACCTTTTCAAGAAATTGATACACATGTTTTGAGTTCTAAAACGAATATCTTTTTGGAAAATTCAAGTTTGTCAATTACGCTTGGTTATACGCACAACAGTCGTAAAGAGTTTGAAGAACACGAAGATGAAGACGAACATGAAGAAGCAGAAGGCGCGTCTTTGGACATGAAATTAGAAACTATCAATTATGATGTAAAATACAATTTACCTCGAATTGGGCGTTTTGAAACGATTGTTGGCGTACAAGGAATGCATCAAACGAATGACAATTTTGGCGAAGAATTATTAATTCCTGATGCAACTACGAATGATATTGGCGTGTTGGCAACTTCGCACATTCACTTTGAAAAGAGTGATATTCAATTAGGAATTCGCTATGATCGCAGACAAATTGAAACGGAAGCGTTTGGAATGTTTGGTGATGAAATTTTCTTTACAGCGATTGATCGTAATTTTAATAGTTTCAATGGTGCGTTAGGTTTAAGAACTGATTTGTCGAAGAATTTAATTGCGCGAATCAACCTTGCAACAGGTTTTAGAGCACCAAATTTGGCTGAATTGAGTTCGAATGGAGTGCATCATGGAAGCAATAGATATGAAGTTGGAAACAGCAATTTAGATAACGAACAAAATTTTCAAGTAGATTTGGCATTGGAATACAATTCAGAACATTTAGAAATTTTTGCAAATGGTTTTTATAACAATATCAACAATTATATATTTTTATCGCCAAATGGAACTTCAATTGAAGAAAACCCTGTGTTTAACTATATTCAAGATGATGCGCGTTTGTATGGTGGCGAATTTGGATTGCACTTACATCCGCATCCGCTAGATTGGTTGCACATTGAAAGTAGCTACGAAACGGTTCGCGGAAAACGCGAAGATGGAAACAATTTACCTTTAATTCCTGCAAATACATTGACAAATACGGTTCGGCTGGAATTACTAAATAACACCAATTGGTTTCATGAAACTAACGCTTTTGTAACCTTACGAACTGTTTTAGATCAAGACAATACAAGTCAGTTTGAAACTCGCACTGGCGGTTATAGTTTACTAAACTTGGGAATTGGCGGAAAAACGAAATTATTCAAACAAGAAGTGAATTTCAATGTTGCTATCAATAATGCATTAAACAAGAAATACATTGCACACTTGTCACGATTAAAAGTAGATAATTTACCAAACATTGGAAGAAATATTAGTGTTGGAATATCTGTTACTTTGTAA